The following is a genomic window from Acidimicrobium ferrooxidans DSM 10331.
GTCGCGAAAATCAATGCCGTCGCTGGCGTGTTGGGCGCCGCCACCTTGTATGCCTGAGTGGATCCGCGTTCGCGGCGCGCGAGAGCACAACCTCCAGAACGTCTCGGTGGACGTGCCACGCGATCGTCTCGTGGTCATCACGGGTCTGTCGGGCTCGGGCAAGAGTTCGCTCGCGTTCGACACGATCTTCGCCGAGGGACAGCGTCGCTACGTCGAGTCGCTGTCGTCGTATGCCCGGCAGTTCCTCGGTCTCATGGAGAAGCCCGACGTCGATGTCATCGATGGGCTCTCACCTGCCATCGCGATCGACCAGAAGTCGGCTTCGCACAATCCCCGCTCGACCGTCGCGACCGTCACGGAGATCTACGACTACCTGCGTTTGCTCTACGCGCGCGTCGGTCATCCCCACTGCCCATCGTGCGGACGTGAGGTGAGCCGGCAGACGCCCCAGGACATCGTGGACTGGGTCCTCGCACGTTATGAGAACAGGCGTTTGCTGGTCGTGGCGCCGCTCGTTCGCGGCCGCAAGGGAACCTACGACGAGCTGCTCGACCGACTGGCGCGCGAGGGATGGTCGCGCGTGCTCGTGGACGGGGTGCTGTGGTCGCTCGACGACCGAGGCTCCATCAACCTGGCGCGCTACGAGGCGCACACCATCGCGGTGGTCGTCGACCGGATCGTGCCCAAGTCCGCCGACCGCCAGCGTCTGACCGAGTCGGTGGAGACGGCGCTCAAGGCCGCTGGCGGCGTCGTCGAGGTCGTGCCGGTCGGCGACGACGGCGAGCTCGGAGCGGGCGAGCGCTTCTCCGAGACGCTCGCCTGTGCCGTCTGCGGCATCTCGCTGGGCGAGCTCGAACCTCGGAGCTTCTCGTTCAACAGCCCCTTCGGTGCCTGTCCGGCTTGTGGGGGGCTCGGGGTCCGCTTCGTCGTCGACGAGGATCTCGTCATGCCCGACCCGAATCGCTCGGTCCTCCAGGGCGGCGTCGTCGCGCTCGGGACGCTGCGGGCCGATCTCGTTCGTCGGCAGATGGAGCGCGCCCTGCGCGCCGCGGGTTTCTCGCTCTCGACTCCGGTCGGCAAGCTTCCCGAGGCGGCCCGACGCCTCATCCTCGAGGGCGCTTCCGAGCCGATCGAGGAGCGCTGGGTCGATCGTGCCGGTCGTGAGCGCAGGGCCCAGGTGACGTTCCAGGGCGTCGCCGCCTTCCTCGAGCGACGGCGGAGCGAGGCCGAGTCGGAGGTGGCTCGTCAGCTCGCCGAGAGCTTCATGCGTGAGGTGCCGTGCGATGCCTGCGGCGGCACCCGGTTGCGGCCAGAGGCCCGGAGCGTGACCGTCGATGGGGTGAGCCTCGACACGCTCGTCAACGCCTCGATCCGCCGTGCGGTCGAGGTGGTGGATGCGATGCGCTTCGGGGAGCGCGAGGCGACCATCGCCACCCCTGTGCTGCGCGAGATTCGCGCACGGCTGCAGTTCCTCTGCGACGTGGGGCTCGACTACCTGACGCTCGGTCGGGCGGCGAGAACGCTGTCGGGCGGGGAGGCCCAGCGCATCCGGCTTGCCTCGCAGATCGGCTCGGGCCTCGCCGGGGTGCTCTACGTGCTCGACGAGCCGTCGATCGGGCTCCACCAGCGGGACAATCGACGCTTGATCGACACGCTGGTGCACCTACGGGATCTCGGCAACACGGTGATCGTCGTCGAGCACGACGAGGAGACGATTCGCGCCGCGGACTGGGTGGTCGATGTCGGACCGGGCGCGGGCGAGCACGGCGGCACGATCGTGCACGCCGGCACGGTCGCCGAACTCGAGACGGTCGAGTCCTCCCTCACCGGTGCCTACCTCTCGGGGCGCCGTGCGATCGACGTGCCGGTGGCTCGGCGCATGCCCGAGCGGGGATGGTTGCGGGTGCTGGGCGCTCGCGAGCACAACCTGGCCGACATCGACGCTGCGTTCCCGATCGGCCTTTTGACCTGTGTGACCGGGGTATCGGGGTCGGGCAAGTCGACGTTGGTGAACGAGATCTTGTTCCGGGCACTCAGGGCGCAGCTGCACCGCTCGCACGACGTCCCCGGTCGCCACAAGGCCATCGAGGGCATCGAACTCGTCGACAAGGTGATCGACATCGATCAGGCACCGATCGGCCGCACCCCGCGCTCGAATCCTGCGACCTACACCGGTCTGTTCGACCACGTTCGCCGTCTCTTCGCCGAGACACCCGAAGCGCGGGCTCGTGGCTATCGACCAGGTCGCTTCTCGTTCAACGTCAAGGGGGGGCGCTGCGAGGCGTGCCAAGGCGAGGGAACGGTTCGCATCGAGATGAACTTCCTCGCCGACGTGTACGTGACCTGCGATGTCTGTGGCGGCTCGCGCTACAACCGTGACACCCTGGAGATCCGCTACCGTGGGCTCACCATCGCCGACGTGCTCGCGCTCTCGGTCGAGGAGGCGTTGGCGTTCTTCGCGAAGCAGCCGGCGATCGCGCGCCACCTCACGACGCTGGCCGAGGTGGGACTTGGTTACGTCCGTCTCGGTCAGGCGGCCACGACCCTTTCGGGCGGCGAGGCCCAGCGCGTCAAGCTCGCAACCGAACTCGCGCGGCGAGCGACCGGGCGAACGGTCTACATCCTCGACGAGCCGACGACGGGACTGCACTTCGAGGACGTGCGCAGCTTGCTCGGGGTGCTGCACTCGCTGGTGGATCAGGGCAACACGGTGATCGTGATCGAGCACAACCTCGACGTGATCAAGACGGCCGACTGGATCATCGATCTCGGACCCGAAGGTGGCAGTGGCGGCGGCACCGTCGTGGCGCAGGGTACGCCGGAGGACGTGGCCCAGGTGCCCAGCTCGCACACGGGGGCCTTCCTCGCTCCGTTGCTTGGGCGATGATGGACCGTCCGGATCTCGCAGCGATTCCCGAGGCGCCAGGCAGCTACCAGTTCCGCGATGGCGAGGATCGGGTCATCTACGTCGGCAAGGCGCGCAACCTGCGCGCGCGGGTCGGAAGCTACTTCCAAGACCCCCGTCAGCTCTCGCCGAAGACGCGGGCGATGCTCGCGGTCGCGAGCCGGCTCACCTGGATCGTGGTCCCGAGCGAGCAGGACGCCCTGCTCCTCGAGTACTCGCTCATCAAGGAACACCATCCGCGCTACAACATCCGCCTGCGAGACGACAAGTCCTACCCGATGATCGCCGTGACGGTCGGGGAGCGCTGGCCGCGCGCGATGATCTATCGAGGCAAGCGTCGACGTGGCGCCCGCTACTTCGGACCCTACGCCGACGCCGGGGCCGCTCGCGAGGTCCTCGAGCTGTTGCGTCGGGCGTTGCCGCTGCGCACGTGCTCGCCGGCCAAGCTTGCCCAGCACGAACGGGCCGGGCGTCCCTGTCTCTACTTCGACATCGGACGCTGCGTCGGGCCCTGCATCGGCGCCGTGGACGAGGCAACGTACCGAGGCCTGGTGGACGAGGTGACGGGGTTTCTCGAGGGCCGAGCCGGCTCGCTCGTCGACGCCCTCGAGACCGAGATGCACGCCGCCGCCTCCCGCCTGGAGTTCGAAGAGGCCGCGAGGCTCCGCGATCGGCTCTCGGCGATCGAAGCGGTGCTCGAGCGCCAGTCGGTGGCGCTCGGGCACGAGCGAGACCTCGACGCGATCGGGGTGCATCGCGACGAACTCGATCTCTACCTCGAGGTCGTGCGCGTACGCCACGGGCGCATCGTGGGCGTGGGTGGCGCGCGGGCCGAGCGAGACTCGGGTGCGATGCTCTTCGACGAACTCCTCGACCTGGTTCGGAGCTACTACGACGACCAGGCCATCGACGTTCCCCCGAGGATCGTTGCGCGGGTCGAGGTCGCCGAGGCGAGGGAGGCGACGGACGCCCTGACCTCGCTCCTTGGACGCCCGGTGCGCGTCGTGACGCCGTACCGTCGTGAGCTCGCCGTGCTCGTCGAGATCGCCGAGCGCAACGCCGCCCTCGCGCACCAGCGTGCCCGCAGAGAACGCGCCACTGACCTCGCGACGCGTTCGAGGGGCTTGACCGAGCTCGGCGAGCTGGCGGGCCTTGGGGCGCCTCCGGTCCGCATCGAGTGCTTCGACATGAGCCACCTGCAAGGGCGCTCCTACGTGGGGTCGATGGTGGTGATGGAGGACGGCCTCATGCGCCACGGGGCCTATCGGCACTTCCGGGTCAGCGTGCCGCACAACGACGACGTCGGGGCCATGCGCGAGGTGCTCTCGCGACGTCTCGATCGTCTCGATGACCGGCGCTTCGGTGGGCGCCCCGACCTCATCGTGCTCGATGGCGGGGCACCGCAGCTCAACGGCGTGCTGCGGCTGCTCGAGGAGCGCGGCATGGCCGGCACGGTGCCCGTGGTCGCGCTCGCCAAGTCGTTCGAAGAGCTCTATGTCCCCGATCGGAGCGAGCCGGTGCGCGTACCTCGCGGGACGCTCGCGCTCTACCTGCTCCAACAGCTCCGGGACGAGGCCCATCGCTTCGCGATCACCTATCACCGCCGGCGCCGCCAGCTCGATGCCGAGCGCTCCACGCTCGAGTCCATCCCGGGACTCGGACCGGCGAGACGGGCGCGCCTGCTCGCCGAGTTCGGATCGATCTACGAGATCGCCGAGGCAAGTGAGGCGGAGCTCGTCCGTGCGGGTGTGCCGGCTCGGGTGGCGAGTGCTGTCCGCGAGCGTCTCGGGCCGCTCTATCGTCGAGAGCCTGAGAGCGACCCCGATGAGGAGGTCAGATGAACCTCGAGGAGTTCCGGGCCATGCCGGACGCCGAGGCGATGGTGCGCGACCTGTGGGAGACGCACGCTCGCTGGTGGCACGACCACTTCACCGAGGGCGCTGACGTCGAGTACGTCGATCAGGTGATCCCCGAGGTGCTGGCTCGGGTCGGTCACCCTCGTCGCGTCGCCGATATCGGTGGCGGTGAGGGGCAGGTCGCGAGGGCGATCGCGCGCGCGACCGCGGCCGAGGTCGTGGTCGTCGAGCCAAGTGGAGCCCAGGCGGCCGCGGCACGTTCGCGCGGATCGCAGGTCGTCCGTGGGAGCGCCGAGGCCGTTCCGCTCGCGTCGTCCAGCGTGGACGTCGTCACCATCGTGCTCGTGCTCGAGCACGTCCTCGACCATGCGGCGGCGATGCGCGAGGTCGCTCGGATACTGCGACCGGGAGGTCGGCTCGTGTTGGCGCTCAACCATCCGATCATCCAGGTGCCCGACTCTGGACTCGTCGAGGACGTCGACGCGGGCGAGACCTACTGGCGCTTTGGTCACTACCTCGCGAGCGACGCATCGGTCGAGGAGGTTGCCGACGGGGTGTACATCCCGTTCGTCCATCGTCCCCTCGAGGCCTACGTGCGGGCCGCGCTCGATGCGGGTCTCGTGCTGCGCGACTTCCGTGAACCGGCGCCGCCGGAGCGATGGCTGCGCGGCCAGAGCGGCGGCGGCTTGCTCGCTGCGTTGCCGCGCCTGCTCATCACCGTGTGGGAGCGTGCGTGAACGCGGTCGCCTTCGTCACCGGCATGTCCGGAGCGGGCCGCTCCACGGTGGCCGAAGCGCTCGAGGATGCCGGCTGGTACGTGATCGACAATGTGCCGCTCTCGTTGGTGTCGAAGGTGGTGGAGCTCGCGACCCAGGGCGGTGAGGAGCGCCTCGCGCTCGTCGTCGGGCGCCCGTACGGGGCCGAGTTCGTGCGGCTCACGGAACTGCTCGACGAGCTGCGCGCTGCCGACGTCGCGGTGCGCGTGCTGTTCCTCGACGCCGAGGACGACGTCTTGGTCGCTCGCTTCGAGGCGACCAAGCGCCCTCACCCGCTTGGCGGCTCCGGCGGGATCGCCGCCGCCGTGGAGCAGGAGCGGCGCCTCCTGGAGCCCGCTCGCGAACTCGCCGACACCATCGTCGACACCTCCGAGCTCTCCACGCACGAGCTGCGGGCACGGGTGCTGGCCTTCTTCGAGGGCCCCGGAGAGCGGCCGTCGCTGCGGGTCCTCGTGTCCTCGTTCGGTTTCAAGTACGGGACGCCCCGTGACCTCGACCTCCTCTTCGACGTGCGGTTCCTGCCCAATCCCTACTGGCGCCGCGAGCTGCGAGCGCTGAGCGGACGCGACCAGGCGGTGAGGGAGTTCGTCCTCGAGAGCGCCGATACGCGTGGTTTCCTCGAGCGGCTCGATGGGCTCCTCGCCTTCGTCGTGCCGCGCTACGTGGCCGAGGGGCGGGCCTACCTCCACCTCGGGATCGGATGCACAGGCGGTCGTCATCGCTCAGTCGTGGTCGCCGACGAGGTTGCGACCATGCTGAGCGCTGGGGGGCTCTCGGTCGAGGTCCGTCATCGTGACATGGAGCGGGGCTCGTGAACGCGGTCGTCATCGGCGGTGGCCATGGCATCGGTGCGACCATTCAGGCCATGCGGGCGCTCGGCGCCTCGATGAGCGTGGTGGTCGGGGTAGCGGACGACGGCGGTTCGACGGGCCTGCTGCGCGCTCGCGAACCGGCGCTCCCCGGGATCGGCGATGCGCGCCACGCGCTCTCGAGCTTGATCGGTCCGGACGAGCCGTTCGCGCGCCTCCTGGAGCACCGTGTTCGCCACGCGTCGCTCCAGCCCCATCCCATCGGCAATGCGGCCCTGGTTGCGCTCTGGGAGCAGACGGGCTCGCTCGTGGAGGCACTCCGCGTGCTCGGGGACCTCGCTGGCGTGACGGAGCGACTGCTGCCCGCCGCAGAGGCGCCGCTCGTGCTGCGAGCGACGACGGCCGATGGCGGGACCATCACTGGTCAGCTGGCCATCCACCTTGCCCGGGGCGTTCGGGAGGTCTCGGTGGATCCCGCGGACGCGGTGTGTCCGCTCACGGTGGATGCCATCGTGCGTGCCGATGTCGTGGTGCTCGGTCCGGGGTCGCTCTTCACGTCCGTCCTCGCGGCCGCGGTGTCGCCGGGGATCCGCGAGGCGCTCTCGATCGCCCGGGCCCGCGTCGTGTTCGTCGCCAATCTCGCGCGCCAGGAGGCCGAGACGATGGAGCTCGATGCCGACGGTCACCTCGAGCGGGTCCTCGCACACGGGGTGCGCGTGGATGCCGTGGTCGCGGACCACGGCTTCACGCCGAGGGCTGCACGCCATCGCGACGTGCTCGTACGCTCGTGGCGTCTTCGCGGCCAGGAGGGCGCGCACGACCCCACGCGGCTCGCCGAAGCGCTCGGGGAAGTGCTCGACGCGCTCGGCGTCCATCGATCGGGGGATCGCAAGGGGTAGCGCGCTGCGACGCCACGTGGTGTCACCACCGTGCTTGACTAACCTTGGGGCGGCGAGTGGGCCACTCGGCTGCTCGAGGGAAAGGAGAGGCGCATGCGGGTCGCGATCAATGGCTTTGGTCGTATCGGGCGGATGTTCCTGCGCGCGATCGAGCGAACCGGTTCGGATCTCGAGGTGGTGGCCATCAACGACCTGACCTCACCGGCCGTCAACGCGCAGCTGCTGCGGCGCGACTCGACGCATGGGCCGTTCCCGGCGCACGTGGCGATCGAGGGCAACGATCTCGTCGTCGGAGAGCGGCGAATTCGTGTGCTCGCCGAGCGTAACCCTGCTGACCTGCCGTGGAAGGAGCTCGAGGTCGACATCGTCGTCGAGTCGACGGGCATCTTCACCGACGGCGACAAGGCTCGGGCGCACCTCGAGGCGGGCGCTCGCTCCGTGGTGATCTCGGCGCCCGCGACGAACGTGGACGGTACGTTCGTGGTCGGCGTGAACGACACGCTCTACGACCCCGAACGGCACCACATCATCTCGAACGCGTCGTGCACCACGAACTGTTTCGTCCCCATGGTCAAGGTCATCAACGACGCGTTCGGTATCGAGCGCGGTCTCATGACGACCGTGCACGCCTACACGAACGACCAGAACCTGCTCGATCTGCCGCACAAGGACCTGCGGCGCGCACGGGCGGCGGCGATCAACATCGTCCCCACCAGCACGGGCGCGGCTCGCGCGACGTCGCTCGTCATCCCCGAGATGCAGGGGCGTCTCGACGGGGGCGCGATCCGTGTGCCGGTCGTCGATGGGTCGATCACCGACGTCAACGTGGTGGTGCGGGCCGAGGTCGGCCGCGACGACGTGAACGAGGCCTTTGCCCGAGCAGCTGCGGCGGGACCGCTCGTCGGCAAGCTCGTCTACTCGGAGGAGCCGCTCGTCTCGAGCGACATCGTCGGGTCCCCGGCCTCGTGCACCTTCGATGCTCCGCTGACCATGACGATGCCGCTCGGCAACGGGACGACGCTCGTCAAGGCGTTCGGCTGGTACGACAACGAGACCGGCTACTCGCACCGGCTCCTCGACCTCGTCGAGATCGTCGCCGGTGGGCTCGGAGCGCGTTGATGGAGCTGCCCCGCATCGAGGACCTCGGTGACCTCAGGGGACGTCGGGTCCTCGTTCGTGCTGATCTCAACGTCCCGCTCGCCGTGGAACGCGGTGAGTGGGTGGTGGCCGACGACTTCCGGATCCGCGCGGCGTTGCCGACGGTGGAGTTCCTGCGCACTCGCGGGGCCGACGTCACGCTGTGCTCGCACCTCGGGCGGCCGAAGGGTATCGATGCTCGCTACTCGATGGCGCCGGTCGCCAAGGTTCTCGAGCAGCTCGCGCCTGGGGTCGAGGTACTCGAGAACCTTCGGTTCGACCCCCGAGAGACCGCGAACGATCCGAGCTTTGCCCAGGAGCTCGCCCACGGCCACGATGCGTTCGTGCTCGATGCCTTTGGCTCTGCCCACCGAGCCCACGCTTCGGTGGTCGGGGTCCCAGCGCTGCTGCCATCGGCGGCAGGGCTGACGTTGCTGGACGAAGTAGAGCACCTCAGCGTGCTCCTCGAGGACCCGCCTCGGCCCTACGTCGCGATCGTCGGTGGCGCGAAGGTCTCCGACAAGCTCGGACTGCTCACCGCGCTTGCCGAGCGTGTCGACGCGGTGCTCGTGGGGGGTGCGATGGCCTTCACGTTCCTCCTCGCTCTCGGGCACGAGGTCGGGGACTCGCTGGTCGAGGAGGACCATGTGGAGGCGTGTCGTGCCCTGATGGACCGCGCGACCATCCACCTGCCCGAAGACCTCGTCGTCCTCGAGAGCACCGAGCCGGTCGGGGCCGAGGTCCACGGCCCTGCCGGCAGAGTGGTGGGCCGTGACGTGCCGCGTGGCACGCGCGGCCTCGACGTCGGTCCTCGGACGGTCGAGCGCTTCGGCGAGGTGATCCTCGGGGCGCGCTCGATCCTCTGGAACGGCCCGATGGGCCTCTTCGAGGATCCGCGCTTCGCCGTCGGCACTACGGGTATCGCGCGAGCGGTCGCTGGTTCGTCGGCCTACAGCGTCGTGGGTGGCGGCGACTCGGCGCGAGCGCTGCGCGAGGCTGGCCTCGCCGACCAGGTGAGCCACTTGTCCACGGGCGGTGGGGCGTCGCTCGAGTTCCTCGAACACGGTGATCTACCGGGCCTCGCCGCACTGCGGCAAGCGGCGGAGCGGCGTCCATGAGTCGGCGGGCTCCCGAGCCCGAGCCCCAGGCGGGATCCGGACGGGTGCGTCTCGTCGTCGCCAACTGGAAGCTGCACCACACGCACCTCGAAGCCATCGCGTTCTTGGAGCGGCTGTGGCACCTGTTGGATGTCGAGGACTACCGGCGCGCGGAGATCGCGATCTGCCCTGCATTCACGGCGCTGCGGTCGGCGCAGCTGACGATCGAGACCGATGGCATGCCCTATCGGCTCGGTGCCCAAGACGTCTTCTGGGAACCCTCGGGGGCCTACACGGGGGAGGTGAGCGTCCCCATGCTCGCCAAGCTGGACGTCAAGTACGTGATCGTGGGGCACTCTGAGCGCCGGCGCTTGTTCGGCGAGACCGACGACGTGGTCGCCAAGAAGGCGGCGGCGGTCGCGTCCGGTGGGTTGGTACCGATCGTGTGCGTGGGTGAGGTCGCCGAAGAGCGCGCTGGGGGTACCACGGAGGCCGTGCTCGAGCGCCAACTCGACACGGTGCTCACGACGTATCCGGTCGAGGCGCTCGGAGAGCTCGTGATCGCCTACGAACCCGTCTGGGCGATCGGTTCGGGAACGCCCGCGACGCCCGAAGACGCCGAGCACGTCGCTCGCTTCCTCCGGGACCGCCTCGCGCGCCGGGCGAGCGAGGCGGTGGCTGCTCGCGTCCGCATCCTCTACGGTGGCTCCGTCGACGTGGGCAATGCGGTCGCGTTCCTCGCGCAGGCCGACATCGATGGTCTCCTCGTCGGGGGTGCCTCGCTCGATCCGGAGCGTTTCGCGCAGCTGCTCGGCGGCCGACCCCGCATCGCGTCGACGTCCTAGACTGCCATTGTTCGCAGGGAGGAGGACTCATGTTGACCGTCGTGCTCGTCGTCGTGCAGGTCGTCAGCGCGATCGGGATGGTGGTCTTCGTCCTGCTGCACTCGGGCAAGGGTGGTGGATTGTCGGACCTCATGGGCGGCTCGAGCTTGAGCTCGGCCGCGAGTTCGTCGGTGGCTGAGCGCAATCTCGACCACATCACCATCGTGCTGGCACTGGCGTTCGCCCTGTCGAGCATCGCGCTCGGGCTCCGCCTGTAGCGCGCTCGGGCTCCACGGCGTGCGCTGGCGCTGTCGTGCGGCTGTGGCGGGTTCTCGGGTCCCTAGGGTTGCGGGTACTGCGGCGTGCGTCTGCTCCGGCGGCCAGCGGGTGCGGGTCGAGCAGCACGGGAGCACGGCGCGAAGGTGTCCTCTCCGCCGGCGGGCATCTCTGGGGCGTTCTCGTCCGAGGTGCGCGGCGGGGTGGTGGCTCTGGCGGGTGCTGTCGCACGGGTACCGACGCCTTCGGGCGATGCCACGGCCGACCGTCGTGGGTGAGGCGAGATCCGACGTCGCGCATGCTCGTGGCGACCCCGGTGAGCAGGGTATTGTTGGTGCTTTGCGACTCAACCTTTGGTGAAAGTCGTCGATACGTCCACTATGGAAGCGTTCGAGGCATACCTAGCTCGGTGCCCACGCGCACTGGTGCTCCTCGAGGAGGGGCTCGTGCGCTGGGTGAACGAGGCCGCTGCCCGATTGCTTCTTCGTGACGCGTCCGCGCTGATCGGTCAGCCATTGGACCTGGTCGGAGGGGTTCGCCTCGAAGAGCTTGGCGATACGAGTGTCGAGGTTGCGCTGTGGGCAGGCGATGGATCGCTCCTCGACTGCATCGCCGAGGTCACCGTGCTGGGAGAGGCGGTCATGGTCGAGCTGGACCTGGTCGAGCTGAGTGGTGTCGACGATGCCGGTCGAGCACTGCGGGCGCTCGCCGATACGTTGTCGCTCGGCGTGTTCATCTCCGATCGGGGCCTGCGACTCGGGTATGTGAATGCGGGGCTCGCGACACTGCTCGCCACGTCACGTGAGCGACTGAGCGGAGCTGGCTGGGTGGACATCTTCGCACCGGAGGATCGGCCTGTCGTTCGGGAGCTGGCGCTGCGCGCACTCGGTGGTGAGCGCGTGGAGGCGATCATCGACGTGCAGCTCGAGTCCGGTCCACGGCGTGCATTGGAGGTCACGATCATGCCGGTTCGTGCGAGCGATGGACGTTTGAGCTTCGTCGGCACGGTCGCTGACCGGAGTGTGCAGCGGCGAGACGACGAGCTTGGGAGCCGGCCCGCGACACGACAAGGATGAGCGTCCATGGAGATTCGCTTCGATATCACCTCCGGGGATGCGGTCGTCCTCGCTCGCTTCCTTCGGACCCTCGGCGATGACGAGGCCGGCTTCGCCGAGCTCGCTCAGGTGGCGGCTGCAGACCCCGGGCTCGCTGCGAGCATCCTCAAGCTCGCGAACTCGTCGTACTATGGACTCGCCGGCTCCGTCGAGCGACTCGAGTTCGCGTGTGCGATCGTGGGCATCCTGGGGCTTCGCTCGCTGACCGTGGCCGAACTCGCGCGGCGCCAGGGGCCCTATCCCGAGGGGCTTGCGGCCTTCACGACGTTGCTGGCCGCCCAGATGGCGGAGCGCTCGCCCCACACGAGCGTCGACCCGCAAGTGGCGCTCTCGACCGGGCTCGTGGCGACGCTCGGTTGGATCCTCGCCGCGCAGCAAGATCCCGTCGGCTATGCGACGTGGCACGACCTCGCGCTCGAGGATCGTCGAGCCTTCGAGGTGGAGCGTTGGGGACGACCACTTGCGAGTCTCTCCCAAGAGGCGCTTCGGCACTGGGCGTTTCCCGAAGTGATCCTCGATGCCGTCGGCGAACTCGACGCGGCCGGCGACGTGTCGACCCTCGGGCGTCTCCTTCGAGAGAGCTGGCGCGCGGCGAGCGAGCGTCTCGGGCCCGATGGGGCCATGTTGATGAGCGTGTGAGTCCAACCAGGCACGCGGTCGCCGGAGGCGGCGTGCCTAGCTCGGGAGTACCGTCACCAGCGTGCCGATGTGGACCTGCGGATAGAGCACCCCCGCGGTCGCGATGGGCAGCTCGACGCAGCCGAGGCTCTGGGGAAAGCCGTACGAGGCACGGGGGAACCCGTGCACGGCGACGGAGCCGTTGAAGTAGTTGATCCAGTGCACAAGGTCGTGGTAGGGGGTGCCGTTCGGGTTCGTGCCGCTCATGTAGTTCTCGACGAAGCGGAGGTAGATCGGCCAGGTGCCGACGGGGGTGTTGAGCCCAGCGATGCCGGTATTGACCGGACTCGTCAGCGTCACCTGCCCGTTCACGTACAGCCAGAGCGTCTCCGGTCGAACCTTGGACACGAGGATGTAGGAGTAGGGATGCGGATCCATCGTCCCCGTCATCGCGTCGTGAATCAGGGTGGGCCAGAGGAGCGGATTGGAGAGCCCGGTATCGTCGAGGCCCTCGGCGTGCTCGAACGACATGATCGCACCTTGGGTCATCACCGTGTCCTGGCCGGGCTGCCACAGGCTCGTGAGCGCACTCGGCATCGTCCAGCGCCATGAGAACGTGCCTTGTGGCGCGTCCACGCTCGCGGCGGCCTGCGCCGCCAGCGTCGATGGGGCCGCCTGGGTCGGCGTGAAGGTCAAGGGGAGGTAGCCGAGCTGAGCGAGCAGCTCCTGGAGGCGCAGGATCGACGGGGACGCTCCAGCGAGGGTCACGGCGTCGGTGGTCTGGCCGAGCGTACCGCTCGAGCTCGCCAACGTGACGGCGTGAGGGAGGTGCAGTGTGAACGTCTCACCGGGCCAGAAATCGGGCGTCTGGGGGGTGAAGACGAGGGTGTAGGGGGTCGGTCGACTCCAGGATCCCGAGACCGGGTCGGCGCCGGCGACAGTTGGCGTGATGGTGGGGTTGGTCGCGCCGAAGACCGTCGAGGTCGGGGCGGACAGCGTGATCGAGATCGGCGTCGACGGCGTGAGACCGGAGGTTCCCGGGGAGATAATCGCGATCGGAGACGCCGACCCGGTGCGGAAGAACGTCAGCTCGCTCGGTGCGGCGAGTGACTCCCACGGGGCTGGGGCGGCCGCGATCGTGACGACGCCAGCGTGCAGGCCGCTCGCCGACGACACGACGGTCAGGCGCCGCGATGGCTTTGCGAGGTGGATGACCTGCGAACTCGTCGGCGTCGTGATGCGCACGGTACTAACGGGCGTCGAGAAGTAGCCAGCGATCGACCCATGGGTCGAGATCACCACGGGATCGAGG
Proteins encoded in this region:
- the secG gene encoding preprotein translocase subunit SecG gives rise to the protein MLTVVLVVVQVVSAIGMVVFVLLHSGKGGGLSDLMGGSSLSSAASSSVAERNLDHITIVLALAFALSSIALGLRL
- a CDS encoding HDOD domain-containing protein — encoded protein: MEIRFDITSGDAVVLARFLRTLGDDEAGFAELAQVAAADPGLAASILKLANSSYYGLAGSVERLEFACAIVGILGLRSLTVAELARRQGPYPEGLAAFTTLLAAQMAERSPHTSVDPQVALSTGLVATLGWILAAQQDPVGYATWHDLALEDRRAFEVERWGRPLASLSQEALRHWAFPEVILDAVGELDAAGDVSTLGRLLRESWRAASERLGPDGAMLMSV
- a CDS encoding phosphoglycerate kinase, whose translation is MELPRIEDLGDLRGRRVLVRADLNVPLAVERGEWVVADDFRIRAALPTVEFLRTRGADVTLCSHLGRPKGIDARYSMAPVAKVLEQLAPGVEVLENLRFDPRETANDPSFAQELAHGHDAFVLDAFGSAHRAHASVVGVPALLPSAAGLTLLDEVEHLSVLLEDPPRPYVAIVGGAKVSDKLGLLTALAERVDAVLVGGAMAFTFLLALGHEVGDSLVEEDHVEACRALMDRATIHLPEDLVVLESTEPVGAEVHGPAGRVVGRDVPRGTRGLDVGPRTVERFGEVILGARSILWNGPMGLFEDPRFAVGTTGIARAVAGSSAYSVVGGGDSARALREAGLADQVSHLSTGGGASLEFLEHGDLPGLAALRQAAERRP
- a CDS encoding gluconeogenesis factor YvcK family protein, with protein sequence MNAVVIGGGHGIGATIQAMRALGASMSVVVGVADDGGSTGLLRAREPALPGIGDARHALSSLIGPDEPFARLLEHRVRHASLQPHPIGNAALVALWEQTGSLVEALRVLGDLAGVTERLLPAAEAPLVLRATTADGGTITGQLAIHLARGVREVSVDPADAVCPLTVDAIVRADVVVLGPGSLFTSVLAAAVSPGIREALSIARARVVFVANLARQEAETMELDADGHLERVLAHGVRVDAVVADHGFTPRAARHRDVLVRSWRLRGQEGAHDPTRLAEALGEVLDALGVHRSGDRKG
- the tpiA gene encoding triose-phosphate isomerase, whose protein sequence is MSRRAPEPEPQAGSGRVRLVVANWKLHHTHLEAIAFLERLWHLLDVEDYRRAEIAICPAFTALRSAQLTIETDGMPYRLGAQDVFWEPSGAYTGEVSVPMLAKLDVKYVIVGHSERRRLFGETDDVVAKKAAAVASGGLVPIVCVGEVAEERAGGTTEAVLERQLDTVLTTYPVEALGELVIAYEPVWAIGSGTPATPEDAEHVARFLRDRLARRASEAVAARVRILYGGSVDVGNAVAFLAQADIDGLLVGGASLDPERFAQLLGGRPRIASTS
- a CDS encoding PAS domain-containing protein, translated to MKVVDTSTMEAFEAYLARCPRALVLLEEGLVRWVNEAAARLLLRDASALIGQPLDLVGGVRLEELGDTSVEVALWAGDGSLLDCIAEVTVLGEAVMVELDLVELSGVDDAGRALRALADTLSLGVFISDRGLRLGYVNAGLATLLATSRERLSGAGWVDIFAPEDRPVVRELALRALGGERVEAIIDVQLESGPRRALEVTIMPVRASDGRLSFVGTVADRSVQRRDDELGSRPATRQG
- the gap gene encoding type I glyceraldehyde-3-phosphate dehydrogenase, which translates into the protein MRVAINGFGRIGRMFLRAIERTGSDLEVVAINDLTSPAVNAQLLRRDSTHGPFPAHVAIEGNDLVVGERRIRVLAERNPADLPWKELEVDIVVESTGIFTDGDKARAHLEAGARSVVISAPATNVDGTFVVGVNDTLYDPERHHIISNASCTTNCFVPMVKVINDAFGIERGLMTTVHAYTNDQNLLDLPHKDLRRARAAAINIVPTSTGAARATSLVIPEMQGRLDGGAIRVPVVDGSITDVNVVVRAEVGRDDVNEAFARAAAAGPLVGKLVYSEEPLVSSDIVGSPASCTFDAPLTMTMPLGNGTTLVKAFGWYDNETGYSHRLLDLVEIVAGGLGAR